A DNA window from Hevea brasiliensis isolate MT/VB/25A 57/8 chromosome 2, ASM3005281v1, whole genome shotgun sequence contains the following coding sequences:
- the LOC131177942 gene encoding zinc finger BED domain-containing protein RICESLEEPER 2-like: protein MAVESCLLNWGIKRVFTVTVDNASSNNVAIAYLKKKIVGWGFSILNCKYLHMRCIAHIINLVVVDGLKETNVSVKRVGEAVRYIRQSPARLQKFKSCCEMEGIESKSSLCLDVYIRWNSTYLMLNVAQKFENAFDRYATIDPCFKFDLQSSDGLPDSLDWENVRRLVDFLGHFYDLTLRISRSRYVTSNIFFNEISSVDCLLQEWQGSNDIELACMGDRMKVKFDKYWGDPDKMNKIVYIAVVVDPRYKLKFMEFALSTVHGKEKGMELAKKIKLTVYELFDEYKKTYQVEHERGSNVAGNTSENNESEGAKKKSQLNLGDQFLKHKIETREANSKFDLDCYLNEGIKVVDEKEEFDILKWWQLNSGRFPILSIMIRDILAMSISTVASESAFSTGGRVLDPFRSSLTSKIIEALICAQDWLRKSHCCKSIEEQITDLERLEEDRSLKYLISILVNIPIKVGKLVIPIDFIVLEMEEDVQILIIFGRPFLATTRAIIDVKNGWLTLKVGEKEVEFNLFRAIKHKLNTDECLRVDIIDKLVEEEFYKRYPEDPLKACIVHSNTIDYDNKEIVAYAQSLGALAHLYP, encoded by the exons ATGGCAGTTGAGAGTTGTTTACTAAATTGGGGAATTAAGAGAGTGTTTACAGTAACTGTTGATAATGCAAGTTCAAATAATGTTGCTATTGCCtatttgaaaaagaaaatagTTGGTTGGGGGTTTAGCATTTTAAATTGCAAGTACCTTCACATGAGATGCATTGCACACATAATTAACTTGGTTGTTGTTGATGGATTGAAGGAAACTAATGTTTCAGTGAAAAGGGTTGGGGAAGCAGTGAGATATATTAGGCAATCTCCTGCTAGGTTGCAAAAGTTTAAATCATGTTGTGAGATGGAGGGGATTGAAAGTAAAAGTTCTTTATGCTTAGACGTGTACATCAGGTGGAATTCTACTTATTTGATGTTAAATGTTGCACAAAAGTTTGAAAATGCATTTGATAGATATGCTACTATAGATCCATGCTTTAAATTTGATCTTCAGTCAAGTGATGGTTTGCCAGATAGTTTGGATTGGGAAAATGTTAGGAGACTTGTAGATTTTTTGGGCCACTTTTATGATCTTACCTTGAGAATATCAAGATCTCGATATgtcacttctaatatattttttaatgagaTCAGTTCAGTTGATTGTTTATTGCAAGAGTGGCAAGGGAGTAATGACATAGAATTGGCATGTATGGGTGATAGGATGAAGGTAAAATTTGATAAATATTGGGGGGATCCTGATAAGATGAATAAAATAGTTTATATTGCAGTGGTGGTTGATCCTCGATATAAGTTGAAATTTATGGAATTTGCTCTTTCAACTGTGCATGGGAAAGAAAAGGGTATGGAATTGGCAAAGAAAATTAAATTGACTGTATATGAGTTGTTTGATGAATACAAGAAAACATATCAAGTTGAACATGAACGTGGTAGCAATGTAGCTGGGAATACAAGTGAAAACAATGAAAGTGAAGGAGCAAAAAAGAAATCACAGTTGAATTTGGGGGATCAATTCTTGAAACATAAAATAGAGACTAGAGAAGCTAATAGCAAGTTTGACTTAGATTGCTATTTGAATGAGGGCATTAAAGTGGTGGATGAAAAAGAAGAATTTGATATATTAAAGTGGTGGCAACTTAATTCTGGTAGGTTTCCCATCCTTTCAATCATGATAAGAGATATATTGGCAATGTCTATATCTACAGTTGCTTCGGAATCAGCCTTTAGTACTGGAGGTAGAGTACTTGATCCTTTTAGAAGTTCTTTAACTTCTAAAATTATTGAAGCATTAATATGTGCACAAGATTGGTTGCGGAAGTCCCATTGCTGCAAATCCATTGAAGAGCAAATTACTGACCTTGAAAGGCTTGAAGAGG ACAGGTCTCTCAAGTACCTAATTAGCATCTTGGTGAACATCCCCATCAAGGTAGGCAAGCTTGTTATTCCTATTGATTTCATTGTCCTGGAGATGGAGGAAGATGTTCAAATTCTCATCATATTCggaagacctttcttggcaaccaCCAGAGCTATCATAGATGTTAAAAATGGGTGGTTAACTCTTAAAGTAGGAGAAAAGGAAGTAGAGTTCAACCTGTTTAGAGCTATAAAACATAAGCTAAATACGGATGAGTGCTTAAGGGTTGACATTATAGACAAGCTAGTGGAAGAGGAATTCTATAAGAGATATCCTGAAGATCCTCTTAAAGCATGCATTGTGCACAGCAACACCATAGATTATGACAACAAGGAAATAGTAGCCTATGCACAATCACTTGGAGCACTAGCCCACCTCTACCCTTAG